Within the Scomber scombrus chromosome 4, fScoSco1.1, whole genome shotgun sequence genome, the region CCATCTCAGTAATATGTTGCAATTCAAAGCTCTGAATATAACTCCATTCACAGACACTTGCTGACTGGAGGCTTTTGGGTGAGCCGACAGTGGGCCAATAGAGATGGAGGATTAGGGTCCGTCCATAAAGCCTCTCACTCTtcatccctctgtctctctccacctctttGACTGCAGGCACAAACTGGCTGACAAAATGACACGTAAGACTCTGGAGAGGGGAGATTTTCGCCTGCTGCATTACGCTGGGGAGGTCACCTACTGTGTTGTTGGTAAAAGAAACCACAATCTCAGGCTCTGTTACTCGGCCCCTTAAACATCTAAACATGGTCGTTTTTAACTGACAAACAGCTTCctgatgtttctttgttttttctctcgCTAGGTTTTCTGGACAAAAATAATGACCTGATATATAGAAACTTGAAAGATGTAAGTctacaaatacacactttaCATTAGAAAGATAAGGAATGGTACTGTATAGAGGACTCTTTCAGTTATTACCATAATTATTTACAACGCCGACTTCCTGTTAATCAGTTTTTCCTCAAACTTGGTTTCCATAAATGTTCTTGATAGCCTTGATAGCAttatcttctttctttattttatttttctttttttccacattttaactTGCCATAGCAGAGACAGCACCAATGACACTAATGACACtgatgataaaagaaaaaacaaccattaaaaatgtatttatgtagcACAATTCATACAGTGGAagtaattcaaagtgcttcacataaaaacaatacaattaaatagACACACCACAACGAGGTTAAGCATTAACTTGTTTTATCCCACCCTCTCATAGCTGATGTGTCAGTCTAAAAATGCCATAGTCAGAGAGTGTTTCTCCTTCGTGGATCCTGACAGCAGACGACGACCAGAAACAGTGAGTGTTTCATGTTTATCCTGTTCATATTCTTCAACTGAATCACCAACAAAATCGGATGTTACAAATTATCAGCAGTACTTATTACGGCTCAGAGTTATAAATCATTAGTGTCAGATCCTTCTTTTCTTTGGCCACTGAGATAAAGTCAAGTTTCCTCCTGTTGGTGGCGGTCTCATCATTAAGCCATATGTATCTGACAGGTGAACTATTGGGGATTATGACTCTCAAGTTGTGTCTGTAGGTGGCCACCCAGTTTAAGAGCAGCCTGCTGAAGCTGACAGAGATCCTCATGACTAAAGAGGCCTGGTACATACGCTGTCTTAAATCCAATGAGTCCAAGCAGCCAGGTACTTTAACAAATAGAAGGGTGTTTTGTTAACAGGGTGAAGATGTTTGAATTTCACTAAATGATCTTTCATTgtctctctcgcacacacacagggcaaTTTGATGAAGCACTGATCAGGCACCAGGTGAAGTACCTGGGCCTGATGGAGCACCTTAGAGTCAGACGTGCTGGTTTTGCCTACAGGCGCAAATATGAGGTCTTTTTAAAGAGGTGTGACGGGCCAAAGAGCTTAAACTTTATGCTTAACCATTTGAATTAAAAATCTCTGTTGAAGGGCtcctttttaaaacatgctgAGGGAATTGTTTGCTGCATCTTACAGATATAAACCCCTGTGCCCAGCCACCTGGCCACACTGGAGAGGAGGGCCTGCTGATGGAGTTGAAGTCCTGGTTCAACATCTGGGCTACTTTCCAGATGAGTACAAAATGGGACGGTGAGGACAGGTCTTCCTACTTTCAACTGAGCAAATCCACTATAAGCTGGGGGCAcctttttactttaatttttgtTATGTAGCACCAAAATATTCATCCGTCATCCGAGGACACTTTATGCCACAGAAGATGCTTATgagaaatgtaaacatgaacTGGGTGAGTGCAAATCtactgtaatcttttttttttttttagacattacTAATTGCACAGTGATTTAACAGTATCTGTTGGAATTTCAGCAACAAGACTCCAGGCCAAATACAAAGGATACAAGGCGAAGGGAGAattcagaaaacagaaagaagctgGTAAATGTTATAATTCATGGTATAATGTAGATCAGTGCTTTTTGGGgggtagaaaaagaaaaattacacCACTTCTATGATATTTTTGACACCCACAGCCACTAAGATTGAAACCTGCTGGAGAGGAGTGCAGGctaggaaggagagagaaaggagagccTGGGCTGTGAAAGTAATCAAGAAGTAAGACAGAGGAGGAACATCATATTCGTCATTACTGAGCTTCTCTCAGTGTCACTGTTAACTCTTACTGATATAATATTTTACAACTCATTTCAGATTTATCAAAGGCTATATGACCAGAGGACAAGCAAAAAGTGCAGATAACTCAGAGTATCTGGTCTTTGTGAGACAGAATTACCTGAACAGGCTTAAAGGCAATCTTCCAAAAAGTGTTTTGGACAAAACCACCTGGCAATCTCCACCACATGTGCTGACAGAAGTAAGATCTATTGATTTCATTGCACAgcagttaaaatgaaaatataatctCATGGTTTTTGTTCTTCCCCAGACATCAGAGTTATTGCGTAAGCTTTACTACCGTCTCATGGTGCGGAAATATGTGAGAGGAATCACACCCCAGAGGAAAGCACAGGTAACATACGTCAAACACATTATATGAGAGTTtatcatcacattttctttttttggtttggccgtcttcacatttccttttttgctTCTTTCAGCTTCAACTGAAGTTTGTTACCAGCTCCATCTTCAAGGGGAAAAAGGAAAGCTATCCACAAAGTGTCGCTCAACCTTTTGTGGACACCAGAATCAGTGAGCAATagatacattcacacacacactcctgattTCTTTTGTACAACCTGTTTTACactgtttaatatatttaggtGAACAAGACATAAACATGAGGGTCCTGCAGCTGATTCGCAATGAGCAGATCAAGGTAATAAAGTCTCATTATAGACATTGAGGAAATCAGCATCACATTTAACAACTCACTGTGTTATATGCTGTGTTTCTGCAGTACAGCGTCCCAGTGATTAAATATAACAGGAATGGTTTCAAACCGAGGCCACGACAGCTCATCCTCACCCAGACAGCTGCCTACCTGATAGAGGAAGCCAAGATCAAACAGAGAGTGTTGTACACCTCGCTAAAGGGTCAGCACAGTGTGGTACTTCACCTGCCGTCATGGATGTTTTGATGTTGAGCTAAAAGTGTctgtcattttaatcatttcaggTATTTCGGTCAGTAACTTGACAGATGGGATCATTGTGTTCCACATAACATGTGAAGACCCTAAACAGAAGGTACATGGATATACATTATCAGACTAATATTACTGTAGGAAAGGTTTTGTGGTGGAACAAATTAAacctttaattaattagtttggTAGAATCACTGTAAAGAAAATATTGAGTGAATTgtcaaattaaaccaaaaagCTCATTTACACTCTTTTCAGCTACATGTTTCTTTGTGTAATAATAGAAAAGGGCACGAGTTCATCCAAAtgtgaaatgtcattttttaaaatagttctATTTAACTGGTTTTATCCATTCTGTGGTTGTTTCAGGGTGATCTGGTGATGCAGTGTGACCACCTGTTTGAGTTTTTGACTAAACTCAGCATCATTGCGAACAAACAGAATATGATCAAAGTGGTTCAGGGCAGGTGAGTCTGCGACTGAGGAAGAACTGTAGACTTAAAATATGTCCTCTGATCTAAAAAACTGTATGTTTCCATCAATTCTTAGCATCAAGATTGAAATCCTGGCAGGGAAAGAGAGTGCTGTAGATTTCAGCAATGGCCAGGAGCCAATGGTATACAAGGCCAAGAATGGACACCTCATGGTGGTGAGTTGAGTGCTGTTATGATGAAGAGTGCACTTAATGACGTGCTATTTGATACTATAATCTCAAATGTGTCAGCAGACCATGTGATACAAGATGAATCAAACTGTTGTGTCGCTGCAGGTTGCCACTCGGGCTCGGACGCGGTAACGTGTGGGGTTGAGAAGACACTCAAGAAGCACCTGCATATTTCATCAGGGGACCCCTAAGTGGAGGATCAACATAGCCACAGGATCCACACCTGACTAGACACAAAGGGCTCTCTAGCAAGAATTAATGAGCTATTGTTGCACAGTTACTTTTTTCATCTGTACTAACTAGTCAATGATCAAATATGATGTTCCATCAGAATATATTAAAAATCCAATTGTAAAGTTTTACCATTCTACATATATCTGCTGTTTCCTGCTACAGTAAATGGCAAAACCTGATTAAAAAAAGCTGTTCCAACATATAAACACATCAAATGTTGCTTAAACTGCTTCAAAGAAAGTGTAAATCTGATTTCTGAACAAAGAAGCCATATGTTTCATAATATTGTAAAGTTAAATGACAATTAcaatacatgaaataaaaacagaagggAAGTGTTTGTAGAAATTTATTTGTGATAaagtatgtataaatataaaacatacatatatgttCACTTCTGTACAACAGACCTACAAATACTGTGATTGTTAGACGTATCAACTCAAACCTATTGTGTGCAAACAGTACATTCTTTGATGAATGTAGCGATGAAGGACAGGTCTAATTTCTCTCCCTGTTAAAAGCTTGTAGACAGGATTCCCTTCCTGCCAGGGGAGATCTCCAGTTACAGTCTTTCACTTCAACCTCGGCATCATTCAATCACCCGAGTACATTTAACACCTCAGGTCACAGCTCAAGTTCTCTCCATTGATAATGATTATTTTGTGGAGTGAAGGGAAactgaataaatgttaaaactaaATAAGGCAGAAGCACTACTTTGAAATGTTGCAACCACCTGTGAAGTGTATCAAAAAtggttaaatttaaaaaaagtttaagttCTATTATTTGCCGGCTTCACAATAGCCTTGGTAGCATCTTCTAAGAATAAAACAGTGCCACTGTGTGGCCCAACCGTGTATAACATCTGGTTCATCCACTGATAACCTAACAATGGACCCATCAGAGCCACAGtaaggagaaacaaaaattataTACAGGAATTTTTAGCTGCTTAGGTCGTATAACTCTTGCTCTCCTGAATGTGATGTAGTTAGGACTGCAAACGACAAACTCATACAGACaatattcttttcttcttcacacACTCAGATTAGACTGCGGTCACCTGCACTGCTGAGCGCAAACATCCATGATTATAGGCTCCTGCACACCAGCAGAAAACAGTGGTAGAAGTTAATAAGACAAACAAATATTGAACAAAACACTACAGCCTGTCATACCTCACAACAGAGATGacaagtgcacacacaaaacacacaaaatcacttcaCCACTACACACTGTTGTATGACACTCGTCTCATAGTAGTCTCCTGGAGAAAGCTGGTAAAGTAAGAGTGGAAGTGAGACGGAGAGGCGCTGGGTATCGTAAGGCACAAGCGTGGTGCAAAGACTGTCTGGGGTCAGAGACACAGGCTGACGGGTCGAGGGAGAAAGGTcactggtggtggtgtgtgCGGTCATCGGGGCGTTTGATATGAATCCTACGAACTCGTTCAATTCGTTCTcgctcctcatcctcatccagATGATGGGATCTTCCTGCAGCGCCCCCTGTTGCCTCCAGCAGGGCATTGTCTGGACCCCTCCCATCGTGGGACTCATAAAGGAGGATGTTCAGGGTCTCCTCATAGATCCTTGCCTCAGGGAACTCCACCTAGTAGAACGGTTCACAAGATATTAAGAGACATTTTAACAATATAGCTCTACATGCATGTTTATACATCAGGAAAGAACTCTGTACAGTGGAGTCATATTTACCTTTGTCTGCTTCTTTTCAGTGGCATAAACAATGGAGGTGCAGCATACTTCAGCGATTTTACGCCCCTGGCCATAAAATGACCAACAACAGATCTCGTCTCCAATCACATCTTTGATGAACAGTACACGGCCGTTGAACCGCAGAGAGAGCTTGTCAAACAGCTCTATATTTTTCAGCATGTTGTCATCAGAATTGCTGAAGGAGACAAACAGGAAGGTAATTTATTAAGACAACTAGTATGATTTCACCACATTTTGTTCCATGTGTAAATTGACATGGTAGCCGCTGATTAAAAAGGACTTACCTGGTATACGAATACTTATTGTTGCTTCTGTTATACAGCAGCTTGACAGTAGGCTGTGAGGATAACagatttttaagataaaaagaaaaatctccaAATTTCTCTTGATATTGAACACTGAAatgtaacatgttaaaaaacataacaaacctTATTTGAGGTTGCAATAAGCTTCTGCTCTTCCTTAGACGATGTCATCAGAGGCACTTTACAAAGGGGTTCATACGTCTCTTTGTTCTGAAGGACAAAGgagttttttccccattaaaaaaATTTCAcctaaaacaactaaaacatgtATAAGAGAGAGGATGCCACCTGGTAGAACACAGGAGTAAAGATGATACGGAACGTGCAACTCTCACCCCTTCAATGAGTAAGggctcattgtttttgttaccAACTGTCAACCAAAAACGGTAAAAGGAGCAGTTTATTTTCCCACAGACTTTATTATAGTCATAGTAGTTCAAAAAGAACAATAAACTGTATCTGATTTTACCCATACTTTTGTCCATTGGATTTTCCTATCCaataattgtttaaatattcaaaatgtaaaagataaaaagattttttaagtaaaaaaaaaagaaagaaaaataatgaaacctcaaaacaaaaaaacaaaaaacaaaaaaatctgatgtACTTGGAGGTGAAATGCTTCAATTATTTCtgaatttatttaaacatatataaagaAATCTGACGTGGTAATAGTTATGTAAAGTTAATTTAACAACTGATGATATGGTAGATATATCCTTTCTATATAATCTGCCTTTTCGACAGCCCtttgattatgatgatgatagtaCCTGCAAGGCAGCGGTGCATTCATCAGCTAGGCCTTGGACAAGGTAATACTTGGCCTCAGCAAGCAGCTCCTCTGTTTCTCGTCGGCTGTCTGGCAGCGGCACTGCGCCATCTCTAAGGTAGTTCAGGATTGTTCCAAAATGTTTCCCACAGCGATCAATCAAAATCCAGCCTACagacatttacattcattagtTAGTGATAACTGACACTCACAGCTAGTACAGGAAAGGTGAGGACAAAAGTTTTCATCAGCAGCTTACCTTCACTGTCTGTAAGGACTTCCATCCTGCCACTGAACATGGCTTTGAGCATCGTGTCCTGTTTGGTTAGTGTCTGCATTGTAGTGTAGTACAGAGCCCCGCCCACATTTAACTTGACGTATTTAGAGCTGGGACTGGAACCCTTGAAGGATGTGGTCCGGGTTGAAGCTGCCGGCACTGCCGAGCTCACAACACTCTCTCCTGACATCTCTTCCTGTGACAGAAGAGAAGATGGATCTAGTGACTTTAAGGCTTTTTTACTTAATGAAAAGAAcagttaatcaattattaaaattgttAAGAAAactttgaggtatttgtactttactttactacTTCCATTTCATGCCGCTTATATTGTACTCTATAATCCACTATTTAACAGCCTTTTCAGATGAATATTGGACACAACGGGTAATATAACAAGCTATTAAATTAGGATTTGAATCTGTTTATTGGACAAAACACTGTTAAAGAGTAAACAGTGGTTTCCAACGgttttgtcttttgacatcttacaaaaagcagtgcgtagtcagggtcacatttcagatgtctatgggttgttaacagctccaccaaatagtgatttttccctctgaacttctcacatgctttcagtTCAATAAATGTTCTAAGGAACCAATATTTCCAAAAATCAAGGAAAATGGAGAAACattccaaaaactgaaaacagatttgtgtatcagaatttttattttcttctttcctctcccattaatcatttaACACCCCCTTAGATtcatctggtgaccctttggagagGCCCAACCCTTAGGTTGTGAACTattggactaaactagctaaacTATTGGACtaactaactgtatataaagtagtgtaaactagcttaacctccagcagctacaacagtaacatgctgctctaacactgatgcttcagtattaataacctAATGATGTCATGTATAACACTATATGAGTCAGAGGGATGAAACAAGtattttacttaatattttaagTACTTTTTTCTATAATTACTTATGTACTTATACTTAAGTAGGACTTTAAATTGTTGATGAGTCCTTTttcattgctgtattggtacctCTGTAAAGAAACAGAAGACTTCTTCCGcaactgttttaataaatataaatatatacatataattaaTCTGTTACATGTTAATACATGTAATAAGACACAAAACCTGAAAACATGAGAAACTAAAAATCGTCTACTCTGTCTGTTCAGGTTCATCACTCATTTGTTTCATTGAATATTTTAGTCGTTGGCTATCTTTtactttttgttcagttttaagTGTGAATGATTTGATTCTCTGagtattttcttttcacattaTCTCGATATAATCATTTACAGCGATAAATTAGTTAAATTCACATACAGTGCCACACGGCATCCTTTTCCAAATAGCTGTTAACGAGACATATTAAACGTATACGACTGATCACTATAGTCACTGTTCTTTTCTCCGTTTAAGATGAAAGGTTGAACTTGATCCCTCAATCCAATAAAGTAGCTGGTAATTTGATTTTAGCTGGAAAGGCTAACTATCTGGTTAGCATTTACTAAAGTGACTTATATTATCATACATCAGACAAAGGATGAACATATTATGACATTAACTATTGGACCATCTTTCTCTACATAACGATAGTAAGTGTTAGTAATAAgcctttaataaaacataaacatactcACCATAGAAAACGCAGCAGACTTCGTAGTTGTAGCTTGCTAACGCCCGTCAGCTAACACCCACTTCCTTCCGGTGCCACTGCTGCGCACTTATAAAGATTACGTCATTTTCCTTTAAAGGGACAgtaaacattattttgtttaaatgttgaaagGTGAGTGTTGGAAGTCAACGAAATTGGGCATATGTATCAATAAAGCAACAATATCCACCCCACTCTCTGCGAGTCTGCGTTTGATCAACATATTGTAGAAAATAGCTTTAATTACATTAGCCTTTAGCCTGTACATTTCCGCTGCTGGAGGAGTAACAGCGATAAcagccccctcccctccacccacCCAACACACAGGACGAAAGCACAATCCACCACCACATACACAAAGTTGTTTCCTTTATAACCCGATCATAGATGTTTTTTTAGGATAGTAGAGAAATTCTAACGGCAAATATTTTCTTATGACGATTTCTTCAGGAAGACAAACACTACCCGGACTCATTGAATGCGACACAGGGGATTAATGGCTGCAGTCTGTGTGCGGATCTGCTCTCATTGTTTACATTTCCAAACGGTATGTTCCCCCTGTTTTTGAGGCTGTCATTGGCAGAGGATCAAACCTAACCCCGCAATGATGATACATGTCGCTGAATCAACGTGAGAAGATCCTTCCCGAGACAGTTTTCAGCCGAGTTGCGGTGAACTAGCCCTGTGTGCTAACTACCCCAGCTCCATCTTTATTGTGATCGCCCGCTGATACACAGAGATGGCAAGTTAGTCTTTACCCTGAAGAAATGACTGCGGAGGTATAGCGTCAAGCGAGCCTCCAGGCCCAGACTAAATCTTTCACTCGAGGAATATCGCAGGTAAATTGCTGTGTTATCATTGCAATGATCTCTCATAAAGTCCAACATAATTGCTCTAATTTGAACCCtgtcaaaatgtttatattCAGAAAAGTGGTTTAAATTCTTCTTTTCCTAGGGTGCACAATGTTTAGTGTAACTCAAAGCTCCAAATCAGAGTTCCTGGACAAAGCCAGGCAGgccagggaggagaggagggggcagaaggagaaggagagagcagCAATCAACATCCAAGCCCTGGTCAGGAGATTTCTCTGTCGCTGCAGACTCCAGAAACAAATAAGGTGGTCTccagttctttttttccccccttgcaCAATCTCTAGTCACTTTTGATTTTTGCAAAGGGCTTTAGATCACTTAACAACTCAGTTTTATGATTCTGTAACTGTGgctaaatgttttctttctgtcactcaCCAGGAAAGAGGTCGATGAATATTTTCAAGCCTCTGAAACTGGGACGTCAAAAAGAAATGCCCTTTCAATTTTCAAAATTGCTCGGAAATTACTGTTCATCTATTGCAAGGAGGATAAGATGGTGAGTCACCAGTTTTGCACATTTATTAGTTGAGAAATAGTACAATTAAATCGTTTTTCCTACTTTCTCTCATTGGAGATGATGTAAAGAACTTTTCTTGGGCTGTCAGACTCAAGTGACTTTCATTTTGTATATCACACAGAGGTTTGAGAAGCTCTGTCGGGCTATTCTTGCCAGCATGGAGGTTGAAAATGAGCCCAAAGTGAGTACATATATTTATGCCCTCTaacatatcaaatattttttagTGTGTGATCTGTGTCTCAGTGACTGTCCTCACATGTGGCTCTCAGGTCTGGTACGTGTCTTTGGCTCTCTCCAAAGACCTCACCATTCCCTGGCTCAAACAGATAAAAGATGTGCTGTGGACCTGCTGTCAGTTACTGAAAAATTTAAAGGTCAGTATTGATTTGAAGCTAGGAAAATGTGTCCTGATTTTCATTGCGTTAGCTAAATTGTACATATCACCGTCTATCTGATGATTTTCAGCCTGACATCCTTCAGGACAACAAATTGGTAACGCTGTACCTCACCATGCTGGTGACTTTCACAGACACATCCACATGGCGGATAGTCAGAGGGAAGGGTGAGTCTCTGGCCAAGCGGAGGTTGTTATTGTATAcaaatcttttgtttttgcagcaCACAATTTTTGCAAAGAAAAGCACAACATTTTTGCCttgttattttctattttaggaGAAGCTCTCAGACCTGCTTTGATGAGGATTTGTGAAAATATCATGGGTCATCTCAATCAAAAGGGATTCTATTCCATACTGCAGGTTCTGTGTTACAACTCATACTTTCTGGACTGTAGATGTAATAATTTATGGTGACACCTATTTTCTTCTTCGCTGCCAGATGTTATTAAAACTGAACattgtttctcatttttgtttAGATCTTGCTGACCAATGGCTTGGCTCGTTCTAAACCGTCTCTCTCCAAAGGCACTCTAACAGCTATCTTCACTTTGTCTTTAAGGTGATTGCAGTTAacttctgtctgaaacaaaaTGAATTATATCAGTTATACTGGTATTGTTctaaactgtatatttatatttgctcATTCACCATCCCTTTAACTCAGTCTAATATGTTTCTCAGGCCAGTCCTTGCTGCTCACTTCTCTGATAACCTGCTAAGATCATTCCTCATTCACATCATGTCAGTCCCAGCAGTTGTATCCCACCTCAACGTGCTTACTCCAGAGGTAAAAACTCAGTCAAGTACAACTTGTTATTTAAGCACAGTTACATATTTTGCTTTGAAGTTTTAGAGACTGAATTTTAACATCTGCTTTGTTTTGGACAGTGTATGGCATCGATTCAGACTCATGGCCTGCTCCGGAAGTTTATTCTGTTTCTCAGTCGTGAGGAGCAGTGTTTagatatctgtgtgtgtcttgaggGAAGCCACACACTGTGCTTACTTGGTATAGTATTTTACATGAATACGAGGATACTCTAATAGTGCCGATGCAGGTTTGCATGGCCGAGTGAGTCATTGTGTCTTCCGTCTTTCTTGTGTGTTTAAGGTAACCTGATTCAATTGGGCTACCTCAATGAGAAAGTCCTAGAAGAGGAGGCCAATCATTTTGTAAAGGACCTGACTGACATGCTGTCCTACTGCCAGAGATATGTATCCCAAAAGAAGTCCAACCTCACCCACTGGCACCCTGTCCTGGGCTGGTTCTCTCAGACTGTAGACTATGGGTGAGTGAAAGAGATGTGTTTTACTTGAATGGATTCCCCCTGAAAATGTAACATATAATAGCAGAGGAAATGTGGGAGCCCTTGTTGTTAATTCTCAGAGCACACTCATAAAACACTTATTAAGAACATGAAACACATCACCGGTGTAAACTGTATATTacgttttctttgtgttttatgctttttaaaGCCCATTAGTGTATCCTGTCTGGAcaagtaaatacatttacagttgTAGCATAGTGCAGTTTCTCAATTTGCCTTTGTCTGACTTTATCTCCCCCATTTCTCCTCTTGCTCTGTAGTCTGAATGAATCCATGCCGCTGGTCACTAAACAACTTCAATACCTGTGGGGTGTTTCCATCATTCGGACGCTCTTCAGTGACGTCCTCTCTAAAAAGCTGGAGAGTCAGGAGCCGACTCCCTCACCCCCACAACCCAGCACATCCCAAAACAATCTACCAGTTAAAAGTGAGTAATAAACCCTTTCCTctatttaatgaatgaatataatgtgttacattaaaaatctgtaaaattGTCGAAGGTTCCTAAACAGCTCTTTACCTGAAACAATAAAACTTTGTGTTTGGGTTTTGACAGACCTCTTTAAGCGAGCGTTTCAGAAGTCTGCTTCTGTTCGTAACATCTTAAAGCCAGTTGGGGGAAAGCGAGTTGACTCAGCTGAGGTTCAGAAGGTGTGCAGCATCTGTGTGCTCTACCAGAGCGCTCTGTCTACACTGACACAAATACGACTCCAGATACTGACCGGTCAGTGCCAAAGTCTGCCAGTCTCGTGTAAACATATGCTGGAAACAAATCCTGGAAAATTCACAATGGAGTTTGATGCTATATGTTCTCATTTGTCTGCAGGTCTGACACATCTGGATGACCTCCTGCCCAAGCTGTGGGCCTTTATCTGTGAGCTCGGTCCTCAGGGAGGCCTCAAACTTTTCATGGAGTGTCTCAACAACGACACAGAAGAGTCCAAACAGCTCCTGGCTATGCTCATGCTCTTCTGTGACTGTTCACGGCACCTCATCACGTAACTGCAGCGCTTTTTTAACGTGTTGTGCAGAAGTTATACAATGTGCATGCAGCAGCGGCACTTTCTCACGACACACTGTTG harbors:
- the ube3b gene encoding ubiquitin-protein ligase E3B, which encodes MFSVTQSSKSEFLDKARQAREERRGQKEKERAAINIQALVRRFLCRCRLQKQIRKEVDEYFQASETGTSKRNALSIFKIARKLLFIYCKEDKMRFEKLCRAILASMEVENEPKVWYVSLALSKDLTIPWLKQIKDVLWTCCQLLKNLKPDILQDNKLVTLYLTMLVTFTDTSTWRIVRGKGEALRPALMRICENIMGHLNQKGFYSILQILLTNGLARSKPSLSKGTLTAIFTLSLRPVLAAHFSDNLLRSFLIHIMSVPAVVSHLNVLTPECMASIQTHGLLRKFILFLSREEQCLDICVCLEGSHTLCLLGNLIQLGYLNEKVLEEEANHFVKDLTDMLSYCQRYVSQKKSNLTHWHPVLGWFSQTVDYGLNESMPLVTKQLQYLWGVSIIRTLFSDVLSKKLESQEPTPSPPQPSTSQNNLPVKNLFKRAFQKSASVRNILKPVGGKRVDSAEVQKVCSICVLYQSALSTLTQIRLQILTGLTHLDDLLPKLWAFICELGPQGGLKLFMECLNNDTEESKQLLAMLMLFCDCSRHLITILDDIEVYEEQTSFKIEELLTISSFLNTFVFKMVWDGILENAKGEKLELFHSVHGWLMVLYERDCRRKFTPDDHWLRKDLKPSLLFQELEKGKRRAQLLLQYIPHVIPHKNRVLLFRNIVTKEKENLGLVETSSASPHVTHITIRRSRMLEDGYDQLRRLPVNSIKGVIRVKFVNDLGVDEAGIDQDGVFKEFLEEIIKKVFNPALNLFKTTSGNERLYPSPTSYIHENHLQLFEFVGKMLGKAIYEGIVVDVPFASFFLSQVLGHHHSTFYSSIDELPSLDSEFYKNLTSIKRYDGDVGDLGLTLSYDEDVMGQLVCHELIPGGKTMPVTNENKISYIHLMAHFRMHTQIKEQTAAFIRGFRSIINPEWLHMFSTPEVQRLVSGDNAEIDLDDLKKHTVYYGGFHSSHRVIIWLWDILSSDFNAEERAMFLKFVTSCSRPPLLGFAYLKPPFSIRCVEVSDDQDTGDTLGSVLRGFFTIRKKEPGGRLPTSSTCFNLLKLPNYSKKSILRDKLRYAISMNTGFELS